A window of Exiguobacterium sp. FSL W8-0210 contains these coding sequences:
- the thrS gene encoding threonine--tRNA ligase, with protein sequence MSNIALTFPDGAVKEFAAGTTAEEVAASISPGLRKKAFAAKLNGHAIDYRRPIEEDGTIELIMPDSEEGLDLIRHSSAHLMAQAIKRLYPDETIHLGIGPTIENGFYYDIDMERRLTEEDLPEIEKMMNKIAGENLPIEREVVSRDEALAIYKELNDPLKIELIESIPADQDLTIYRQGEFFDLCRGPHVPATAKLQVFKLMSIAGAYWRGDSKNKMLQRIYGTAWATKDQLKQHLHFLAEAKERDHRKLGKELGLFFTSQEVGQGLPMWLPKGAAIRRTVERYIVDKELELGYEHVYTPVLGSVDLYKTSGHWDHYQDDMFPKMEMDNEELVLRPMNCPHHMMVYKNEPRSYRDLPLRVAELGGMHRYEMSGALTGLQRVRYMVLNDGHTFVRPDQMKDEFKAIVHLIQEVYADFGITDYKFRLSYRDPADKEKYFDNDAIWEMAQRELKETMDELELEYFEAEGEAAFYGPKLDVQVRTALGKDETLSTVQLDFLLPERFELTYKGNDGQDHRPVVLHRGVVSTMERFVAYLIEEYKGAFPTWLAPVQVKLIPVSKVHEDYAREIKAILLKKGIRVETDFRDEKLGYRIREAQVNKVPVMLVLGDKEVESREVNIRRYGSKDSSNASLEQFVADLEQEIANRSK encoded by the coding sequence ATGTCAAACATCGCACTTACATTTCCAGACGGCGCCGTAAAGGAATTTGCAGCCGGCACGACAGCTGAAGAAGTGGCAGCTTCGATCAGCCCAGGTCTTCGTAAAAAAGCCTTTGCTGCCAAACTAAACGGGCACGCCATCGATTACCGTCGTCCAATCGAAGAGGACGGTACAATTGAATTGATCATGCCGGATTCAGAAGAAGGGCTCGACTTGATTCGTCACTCATCAGCTCATTTGATGGCACAAGCCATCAAACGTCTGTATCCGGATGAAACGATTCATCTTGGAATTGGACCGACAATCGAGAATGGTTTTTACTATGACATCGATATGGAACGTCGTCTGACAGAAGAAGACTTACCAGAAATCGAGAAAATGATGAATAAAATTGCGGGTGAGAACTTGCCGATCGAACGCGAAGTCGTTTCGCGTGACGAGGCACTCGCCATCTATAAAGAACTCAATGATCCGTTGAAGATTGAATTGATCGAGTCGATTCCTGCTGATCAGGATTTGACGATTTACCGTCAAGGCGAATTCTTCGATCTCTGCCGTGGACCACACGTTCCAGCGACAGCGAAGCTACAAGTCTTCAAATTGATGAGCATTGCTGGTGCTTACTGGCGTGGTGATTCGAAAAACAAGATGTTACAACGGATTTACGGTACGGCATGGGCAACAAAAGATCAGTTGAAACAACACCTCCACTTCCTCGCTGAAGCAAAAGAACGGGATCACCGGAAACTCGGGAAGGAACTTGGCTTGTTCTTCACTTCTCAAGAAGTCGGTCAAGGACTCCCGATGTGGCTACCAAAAGGAGCAGCGATCCGTCGGACGGTCGAACGTTATATCGTCGATAAAGAACTCGAACTTGGATATGAGCACGTCTATACACCGGTTCTCGGTTCAGTCGATCTATACAAGACATCGGGTCACTGGGATCACTATCAAGATGACATGTTCCCGAAAATGGAGATGGACAATGAAGAACTCGTTCTTCGTCCGATGAACTGTCCACACCACATGATGGTCTACAAGAACGAACCGCGTTCGTACCGTGATTTACCGCTTCGTGTCGCGGAGCTTGGTGGCATGCACCGTTACGAAATGTCTGGTGCCTTGACTGGTCTTCAGCGTGTTCGTTATATGGTCCTTAACGATGGACATACGTTCGTCCGTCCTGACCAAATGAAAGATGAGTTCAAAGCCATCGTTCACCTCATTCAAGAAGTCTATGCTGACTTCGGAATCACGGATTACAAATTCCGTCTTTCGTACCGTGACCCAGCGGATAAAGAGAAGTACTTCGATAACGATGCGATTTGGGAAATGGCGCAACGTGAGTTGAAAGAAACAATGGATGAGCTCGAACTCGAATACTTCGAAGCAGAAGGCGAAGCTGCCTTCTACGGACCAAAGCTTGACGTGCAAGTTCGGACAGCACTTGGTAAAGATGAGACGCTTTCGACAGTCCAACTCGACTTCCTCTTACCAGAGCGATTCGAATTGACGTACAAAGGAAATGACGGACAAGATCACCGTCCGGTCGTCTTACACCGTGGTGTCGTTTCGACGATGGAACGATTCGTCGCATACTTGATCGAAGAATACAAAGGCGCGTTCCCAACATGGCTCGCACCGGTCCAGGTGAAATTGATTCCGGTTTCTAAAGTGCATGAAGACTATGCCCGTGAAATCAAAGCGATCTTGCTGAAAAAAGGAATTCGTGTCGAAACAGATTTCCGTGACGAGAAACTCGGTTATCGGATTCGTGAAGCACAAGTCAATAAAGTACCAGTCATGCTCGTTCTAGGTGACAAAGAAGTCGAATCGCGCGAAGTCAACATTCGTCGCTACGGTTCAAAAGACTCAAGCAACGCATCACTTGAACAATTCGTCGCTGATTTAGAGCAAGAAATCGCGAACCGTTCAAAATAA
- the dnaI gene encoding primosomal protein DnaI: MEHIQSSIEKILSRPDVAESVRAIQQRVLSHPGVVMFLRTHPEIDQRMIERGMLKLNEYAEQMDGNRLIESKAVIEGYQPILHVEKGQIVVSYEKSQALKDREDERALEKKFKSLFLPDEVRDANFSDFDLSTTDRKLALRAASQFLNHLRSKEHVKGLYLHGSFGVGKTYLLAAIGNALKKERIATILVHAPGFVAEAKRRIRSDSFDTFLEGFQTIPVLLIDDIGAESISPWVRDELFGIILQYRMMHRLPTLFSSNLSYDELELHFGITNDQGDKLKAARLMERIRTTTQPIEFLGENRRRY, encoded by the coding sequence ATGGAACATATCCAATCATCTATCGAAAAAATATTAAGTCGACCAGACGTTGCAGAATCGGTTCGAGCGATCCAACAACGGGTGTTGTCTCATCCGGGGGTCGTCATGTTCTTACGGACCCATCCAGAGATCGATCAACGGATGATCGAGCGGGGAATGCTCAAACTGAACGAATACGCGGAACAAATGGATGGGAATCGACTGATCGAAAGTAAAGCCGTCATCGAAGGCTATCAGCCGATCCTGCACGTCGAAAAAGGACAAATCGTCGTTTCGTATGAGAAGTCACAAGCGCTCAAAGACCGAGAAGATGAACGTGCACTTGAGAAAAAGTTCAAGAGTCTGTTCCTGCCGGACGAAGTGCGCGATGCGAACTTCAGCGATTTCGACTTGTCGACGACGGACCGGAAGCTCGCTTTACGTGCGGCGTCGCAGTTCCTCAATCATTTGCGCTCAAAAGAGCATGTAAAGGGATTGTACCTTCATGGTAGCTTTGGTGTCGGGAAAACATACCTCTTGGCTGCGATCGGGAATGCTTTGAAAAAAGAACGGATTGCAACGATTCTCGTCCATGCCCCGGGGTTTGTCGCTGAAGCGAAACGGAGGATTCGGTCTGACTCGTTTGATACATTCCTCGAAGGATTTCAAACGATTCCAGTCTTGTTGATTGACGATATCGGTGCTGAATCGATCAGTCCGTGGGTACGGGATGAATTGTTCGGGATCATTTTGCAGTATCGCATGATGCATCGTCTGCCGACATTATTCAGCTCGAACTTATCTTATGATGAACTCGAGCTCCATTTCGGGATCACGAACGATCAAGGCGATAAATTAAAGGCTGCACGACTGATGGAACGAATCCGGACGACGACGCAACCAATCGAGTTCCTTGGTGAAAATCGACGTCGCTACTAA
- a CDS encoding replication initiation and membrane attachment family protein, whose product MVERELSGTDLCLVMSNGVVDREAYQSLYYLYQPIIGVKALGLYQTFWSEMIPGKTKSQYISHAELGTLLGFSVDEFKEELFKLEGIGLIRTFEARQAAYRYIYQIRVPLAPNTFLNDGVLSSLLFYRVGEIRFRSLQHRFRTEPLPKNIVDRTVRFDQVFDVKAGLASAHQPKAYAKQERAVYEFDYSFDLEEMKRQTDRFLPRSFYSKAIDHLLVKLAYVTQSNEALMAELLNARFRHEAYLPMTDAEKQERCKQMMLSAKQKLSREKKAKVASLDTIEVGDVEATETMESTHPKHYVAKLRKVKALSERDEELIQQLIIDYEMSSGIVNAAYYYALVVKKDNRFSKNFLLSIVDDWKQKGYVTASEALAKTQEQDDLIAKKQEQKQERARQTVGGRRGRTSNTNGGPNPKWLQEEKAKQQQYEASKKASFEADVPDDEEMERILRELKGN is encoded by the coding sequence ATGGTAGAACGTGAACTTTCCGGTACCGATCTTTGCTTAGTGATGAGCAATGGTGTCGTCGACCGTGAAGCCTATCAATCTTTATATTATTTGTACCAGCCGATCATTGGTGTCAAAGCACTTGGACTCTATCAAACGTTTTGGAGCGAGATGATCCCAGGGAAAACGAAATCCCAGTATATTTCCCATGCAGAACTCGGAACGCTACTCGGTTTTTCCGTCGATGAGTTCAAGGAAGAGTTATTCAAGCTAGAAGGGATCGGGTTGATCCGGACGTTCGAAGCGCGCCAAGCCGCGTATCGCTATATTTATCAAATCCGGGTGCCGCTTGCGCCGAACACTTTCTTGAATGACGGGGTGTTATCGAGTCTGCTATTCTACCGTGTCGGTGAAATCCGGTTCCGCTCACTCCAGCATCGTTTCCGGACGGAGCCGCTTCCGAAGAATATCGTTGATCGGACGGTCCGGTTTGATCAAGTGTTCGATGTGAAAGCTGGTCTTGCTTCCGCTCATCAGCCGAAGGCCTATGCGAAACAGGAACGAGCAGTATATGAATTCGATTATTCGTTTGATTTAGAAGAGATGAAACGTCAAACCGATCGCTTTTTGCCACGCTCGTTTTATTCAAAGGCAATCGATCATCTGCTCGTAAAGCTTGCGTACGTCACGCAGTCGAATGAAGCATTGATGGCGGAACTGTTGAATGCCCGTTTCCGTCACGAAGCATACTTGCCGATGACCGATGCTGAGAAACAAGAACGTTGCAAACAGATGATGTTGTCAGCGAAACAAAAACTCAGCCGCGAGAAAAAAGCGAAGGTCGCCTCACTCGATACGATCGAGGTCGGAGACGTCGAAGCGACGGAAACGATGGAAAGCACCCATCCGAAGCATTATGTCGCGAAGTTGCGGAAGGTCAAAGCGTTATCAGAGCGAGATGAAGAGTTGATCCAACAATTGATCATCGATTATGAGATGTCGTCTGGGATCGTCAATGCCGCCTACTACTATGCGCTCGTCGTCAAAAAAGACAATCGCTTCAGTAAGAACTTCCTCTTATCCATCGTCGATGATTGGAAACAGAAAGGGTACGTGACAGCATCCGAGGCACTGGCGAAGACGCAGGAGCAAGATGATTTGATTGCGAAGAAGCAGGAGCAAAAACAAGAACGAGCGCGTCAGACCGTTGGTGGACGTCGGGGACGGACCAGCAATACGAACGGCGGTCCGAACCCGAAGTGGTTGCAAGAAGAGAAGGCGAAACAGCAACAGTATGAAGCCTCTAAAAAAGCGAGTTTCGAAGCGGATGTTCCAGACGATGAAGAGATGGAACGAATCTTACGAGAACTGAAGGGGAACTAA
- the nrdR gene encoding transcriptional regulator NrdR has translation MRCPACNFNGTKVLDSRPVQDFGSIRRRRECESCGYRFTTFEMVEQTPLIIVKKDGTRDEFNRDKILRGLVRACEKRPISIEQLETVVSRVEKALRATAQHEIPSEQVGRLVLNELASVDEVAYVRFASVYKQFKDINVFFQELSELMERHQENDREN, from the coding sequence ATGCGCTGTCCAGCCTGTAATTTTAACGGAACAAAAGTACTGGACTCAAGACCGGTCCAGGATTTCGGTTCGATTCGGAGGAGACGTGAATGTGAGTCTTGCGGCTATCGCTTTACGACTTTCGAAATGGTCGAACAGACCCCTTTAATCATCGTAAAGAAAGACGGAACGCGCGACGAGTTCAATCGTGATAAAATTTTGCGGGGACTAGTGCGTGCATGTGAAAAACGACCGATTTCGATTGAACAGCTAGAAACAGTCGTCAGTCGGGTCGAAAAGGCATTGCGGGCGACGGCTCAGCATGAGATTCCAAGTGAGCAGGTAGGACGTCTCGTGTTAAATGAATTAGCTTCCGTCGATGAAGTAGCATACGTCCGCTTTGCGAGTGTCTATAAACAATTCAAGGACATCAATGTCTTCTTCCAAGAGCTCTCTGAGCTGATGGAGCGACATCAAGAAAATGACCGTGAAAATTGA
- the speD gene encoding adenosylmethionine decarboxylase codes for MDTMGRHIIAELWDCNPEKLNDMEFVERLFVDAALQAGAEVREVAFHKFAPHGVSGVVIISESHLTIHSFPEHGYASVDVFTCGDRIDPAIAANYIAEKLDAKIRENVEIPRGMGPVQVPAATVQHVN; via the coding sequence ATGGATACTATGGGAAGACACATTATTGCAGAACTTTGGGATTGTAATCCTGAAAAATTGAACGACATGGAATTCGTTGAACGACTTTTCGTTGACGCAGCACTTCAAGCAGGTGCAGAAGTACGAGAAGTAGCATTCCACAAGTTTGCACCACACGGCGTCAGTGGCGTCGTCATTATCTCTGAATCGCACTTGACGATTCACAGTTTCCCAGAGCACGGGTATGCATCGGTTGATGTCTTTACTTGTGGGGATCGGATCGATCCAGCCATCGCAGCGAACTACATTGCTGAAAAGCTCGATGCGAAAATCCGTGAAAATGTCGAAATTCCACGTGGTATGGGACCAGTTCAAGTTCCAGCGGCTACTGTCCAGCACGTCAACTGA
- a CDS encoding glyceraldehyde-3-phosphate dehydrogenase: MGVKVAVNGFGRIGRMVFRRLIAEGKSEVVAINASYPVETLAHLIKYDTVHGKFNYPVDIIDGALMVDGRQIQIVSERNPELLPWGELGIDIVVEATGKFNSDTGAAKHLVAGAKKVVITAPAKGDVRTIVMGVNDDMYDHETDAIVSNASCTTNCLAPVVQVIDRAFGIESGLVTTVHAFTNDQNNIDNPHKDLRRARACGSSIIPTSTGAAKAISLVLPHLEGKLNGLALRVPTPNVSLVDLVVEVSRDTTVAEVNEAFTKAADGALDGILGMTMEPLVSIDFNGEERSTVVDGLSTMVMGGRQVKVLAWYDNEWGYSCRVVDLVHLVSAHLEAMGTVEKELELN, from the coding sequence ATGGGAGTCAAGGTGGCAGTCAATGGTTTTGGTCGAATTGGTCGAATGGTCTTTCGACGTCTGATCGCTGAGGGGAAAAGCGAAGTCGTAGCAATCAATGCAAGTTATCCAGTCGAAACACTCGCACATTTAATCAAGTACGACACGGTACATGGGAAATTCAATTATCCGGTCGACATCATCGATGGGGCGTTGATGGTTGACGGAAGACAAATTCAAATCGTCAGTGAACGTAATCCTGAACTATTGCCGTGGGGGGAACTCGGCATCGATATCGTCGTCGAAGCGACAGGAAAGTTCAACTCAGATACGGGTGCTGCGAAGCATTTAGTGGCAGGCGCAAAAAAGGTCGTCATCACGGCACCTGCTAAAGGGGATGTCCGGACGATCGTCATGGGTGTCAATGACGACATGTATGATCATGAAACAGATGCTATCGTCTCGAACGCATCGTGTACGACGAACTGTCTCGCACCTGTCGTACAAGTCATCGACCGGGCATTCGGGATCGAATCGGGTCTCGTGACGACGGTTCACGCGTTTACGAACGATCAAAATAATATTGACAATCCGCATAAGGATTTACGACGCGCCCGTGCATGTGGATCATCGATCATTCCAACATCGACAGGTGCGGCAAAGGCGATTTCTCTCGTCTTGCCACACTTAGAAGGAAAATTGAATGGACTCGCGCTTCGTGTTCCGACACCAAACGTCTCACTCGTCGATCTCGTCGTCGAAGTCAGTCGCGATACTACAGTTGCTGAAGTGAACGAAGCGTTCACGAAAGCAGCAGACGGTGCGCTTGATGGCATTCTCGGAATGACGATGGAACCGCTCGTCTCAATCGACTTTAACGGAGAAGAACGTTCGACGGTCGTCGACGGGCTCTCGACGATGGTCATGGGTGGTCGTCAGGTGAAGGTCCTCGCTTGGTACGATAATGAGTGGGGTTACTCCTGCCGCGTCGTCGATCTCGTACACCTCGTATCGGCACACTTAGAGGCGATGGGAACCGTTGAAAAAGAACTTGAATTGAATTAA
- the coaE gene encoding dephospho-CoA kinase (Dephospho-CoA kinase (CoaE) performs the final step in coenzyme A biosynthesis.), with protein MRVGLTGSIATGKSTVSSYLKQKGIAVIDADLVAREVIEPGGRAYEAVKMAFPEAFEEGRLVRPKLGQIIFQDSEKRQQLNQLMHPSIRRQMLDEADAYERSGHSLVVFDIPLLLEGDWRTLFDRVVVVYCPENMQLRRLMQRNDLSEEEAYARIHSQLSIEQKKELADDVFFNDGSLDSLYQQIDKWLVLYDTDKHESGT; from the coding sequence ATGAGGGTTGGTCTGACGGGCAGTATCGCCACCGGTAAAAGTACGGTTTCTAGCTATCTGAAGCAAAAAGGAATAGCGGTCATCGATGCGGATCTCGTTGCGCGAGAAGTCATTGAACCAGGAGGGCGAGCCTATGAGGCGGTCAAGATGGCCTTCCCAGAAGCATTCGAGGAAGGACGTCTCGTTCGTCCAAAACTTGGACAAATCATTTTTCAGGATAGCGAAAAACGACAACAGCTGAATCAGTTGATGCACCCAAGTATTCGACGACAGATGCTTGATGAAGCAGATGCCTATGAACGTTCAGGACATTCGCTCGTTGTATTTGATATTCCGTTATTACTTGAAGGCGATTGGCGGACACTGTTCGACCGTGTCGTAGTCGTTTATTGTCCGGAAAACATGCAGTTAAGACGATTGATGCAACGTAATGATCTATCGGAAGAAGAAGCATATGCACGTATTCATTCGCAACTTAGCATTGAACAGAAAAAAGAGCTTGCGGATGATGTGTTCTTCAATGATGGGAGTCTTGATTCGTTATATCAACAAATCGATAAATGGTTAGTATTATATGACACCGATAAGCATGAGAGTGGTACATGA
- the mutM gene encoding DNA-formamidopyrimidine glycosylase translates to MPELPEVETVRRSLERSVSGKTVSSVKVYHPKMIRGMEVAPFADALHQERIERVERRGKFLLFDFDRFYLVSHLRMEGKYFPYPQPVERDKHTHVVFRFTDGSELHYNDVRKFGTMELRDKETAMQTAPLAQLEREPFDPEFTAEVLAENLIRKKRSPIKTALLDQSIFLGLGNIYVDETLHAARVHPLTKAGALTLDDISRIHQAGVDVLRQAVEAGGSTIRSYVSPSGKGEFQLQLAVYGQKGEPCPRCGTAIEKIKVGGRGTHFCPTCQQVAL, encoded by the coding sequence GTGCCTGAATTACCTGAAGTCGAGACCGTTCGCCGCAGTTTAGAACGTTCGGTCTCTGGAAAAACAGTCTCTTCCGTCAAAGTCTACCACCCGAAAATGATTCGGGGGATGGAAGTGGCACCATTTGCAGATGCCTTACATCAAGAACGGATCGAACGCGTCGAACGTCGCGGTAAGTTCCTACTCTTTGATTTTGATCGTTTTTATCTCGTCAGCCATTTGCGGATGGAAGGGAAGTACTTCCCGTATCCACAACCGGTCGAGCGGGATAAACATACCCATGTCGTCTTCCGATTCACGGATGGTTCGGAGCTGCATTACAATGACGTCCGGAAGTTCGGAACGATGGAATTGCGTGATAAGGAAACAGCGATGCAGACTGCTCCACTGGCACAGCTGGAGCGTGAACCGTTTGATCCGGAGTTCACAGCAGAAGTGTTAGCGGAGAATTTAATTCGTAAAAAAAGAAGTCCAATCAAAACGGCATTGCTCGACCAATCCATCTTCCTTGGTCTCGGTAACATCTATGTCGATGAGACCCTTCATGCGGCACGTGTCCATCCGTTGACGAAGGCTGGTGCCTTGACGCTTGATGATATTTCACGCATCCATCAAGCCGGTGTCGACGTCTTACGACAAGCGGTAGAAGCAGGGGGAAGTACGATCCGAAGTTATGTCTCACCTTCCGGAAAAGGTGAGTTCCAGCTTCAACTCGCGGTATACGGTCAAAAGGGCGAACCATGTCCCCGTTGCGGCACTGCCATTGAAAAAATCAAAGTCGGTGGACGGGGAACGCACTTCTGTCCGACGTGCCAACAGGTCGCCTTATGA
- the polA gene encoding DNA polymerase I: protein MMENKLLLIDGNSLTYRAFFALPPMTDAQGRNTNAAYGFTMMLLKLLEEEQPTHMLVAFDASSETFRHDVYQEYKGSREKTPSELREQFPIVRDICEALGIQMMELHRYEADDLIGTLARTMPTDRTRIVTGDKDLLQLVTDKVEVLITKRGITDVQCMTEELFAETYGGLKPIQMIDLKGLMGDKSDNIPGIPGIGEKTAVKLISAYGSVEGLYEHVEDLKGKQKEKVIANEELARLSKELATIKVDVPLETTLDDLQIRDVDTQVPYSLFQSLGFKSLTNRFAPVVKEEDKEQLNVVTITSLPEDVTDAVLLAEQLREDYMEEDIIGFAIATPDTIYVAAPTLVEDPAFRQWIESEHRKICLDAKQVAFALRKHGLTLNGYEDLLLAGYLLNLSGGTTLASIAGHYALMAPNEEAVLGKGAKRLAPADDVLHPYLAEKARMIELLFPKVREELKANQQYELYETLERPLSGVLAEMEWTGIRVDVATLQSMQADLAGRLTELETLIFEAAGESFNINSPKQLGVILFEKLELPAFKKTKTGYSTAADVLEKLRPLHPVIDHIMLYRELQKLQSTYVEGLQKVIKEDGKIHTRFAQTIAQTGRLSSVNPNLQNIPIRIEEGRKIRKAFVPSEAGWSLYAADYSQIELRVMADMSQDQTLVDAFLHDEDIHTQTASSVFGVEPEDVTGNMRRQAKAVNFGIIYGISDYGLSQNLNITRKEAQSFIDRYFELFPQIKQFMDTAIETARANGFVETLMNRRRNIPDINSKNFNLRGFAERTAINTPIQGSAADIIKKAMLDVHAALQASDLKARLLLQVHDELIFEAPDEELDALQALVKQAMEQTVELSVPLRVDGGAGHTWYETK, encoded by the coding sequence ATGATGGAAAATAAATTGCTATTGATTGATGGGAACTCGTTGACCTATCGGGCGTTTTTCGCCTTACCACCAATGACGGATGCGCAAGGACGAAATACGAACGCAGCTTATGGCTTTACGATGATGTTATTGAAGTTGCTCGAGGAAGAACAACCGACACATATGCTCGTTGCCTTCGATGCTTCGAGTGAAACGTTCCGTCATGATGTCTATCAGGAGTATAAAGGGAGTCGGGAAAAGACACCGTCCGAACTACGTGAGCAATTCCCAATCGTCCGGGATATCTGTGAAGCGCTCGGTATTCAAATGATGGAACTCCATCGCTATGAGGCAGATGATTTGATCGGTACGCTCGCACGAACGATGCCGACGGATCGGACGCGGATCGTCACAGGTGATAAAGATTTACTTCAACTTGTCACGGATAAGGTCGAAGTCTTGATCACGAAGCGTGGGATCACGGACGTCCAGTGCATGACGGAGGAACTGTTCGCTGAGACATATGGTGGTCTAAAGCCGATTCAAATGATTGACCTGAAAGGGTTAATGGGGGATAAGTCGGATAATATTCCAGGGATTCCTGGGATTGGTGAAAAGACGGCAGTTAAATTGATTTCCGCATATGGTTCTGTCGAAGGACTGTATGAACATGTTGAAGACTTAAAAGGGAAGCAGAAGGAAAAAGTCATCGCGAACGAAGAGTTAGCACGACTATCGAAAGAACTTGCGACAATTAAAGTCGATGTCCCGCTCGAGACGACGCTAGATGATTTGCAAATTCGCGACGTTGATACCCAAGTGCCGTATTCGTTGTTCCAGTCGCTCGGTTTCAAGTCGTTGACGAATCGATTCGCCCCTGTCGTCAAAGAAGAGGATAAAGAGCAGTTGAACGTCGTGACGATCACTTCACTTCCTGAAGACGTTACCGATGCGGTGTTGCTTGCTGAACAGTTGCGAGAGGATTACATGGAAGAGGACATCATCGGGTTTGCGATCGCAACGCCTGACACGATCTATGTTGCTGCCCCAACGCTCGTCGAGGATCCGGCATTCCGCCAATGGATCGAGTCGGAACATCGGAAGATTTGTCTTGATGCCAAACAAGTCGCATTCGCGTTGCGTAAGCACGGCTTAACCTTAAACGGTTATGAGGATCTGTTATTAGCGGGTTACTTATTGAACTTAAGTGGCGGCACGACGCTCGCTTCAATTGCTGGTCATTATGCATTGATGGCACCGAACGAAGAAGCAGTCCTCGGTAAGGGAGCCAAACGTCTAGCCCCAGCGGATGACGTATTACATCCTTATCTTGCAGAAAAGGCACGGATGATCGAGTTATTGTTCCCGAAAGTCCGGGAAGAGTTGAAGGCGAATCAGCAATATGAGCTGTATGAAACACTAGAGCGTCCATTGTCAGGTGTCCTCGCTGAGATGGAGTGGACCGGGATTCGTGTCGACGTCGCGACGCTCCAGTCGATGCAAGCAGATCTTGCCGGACGTTTAACGGAACTTGAGACGTTGATCTTTGAAGCGGCAGGTGAGTCGTTCAATATCAATTCACCGAAACAACTTGGTGTGATTCTGTTTGAAAAACTCGAATTGCCCGCCTTCAAGAAAACAAAGACCGGCTACTCGACTGCCGCAGACGTCCTTGAAAAACTGCGTCCGCTGCATCCGGTCATCGATCACATCATGTTATACCGGGAGCTCCAAAAATTACAGTCGACGTATGTTGAAGGCTTACAAAAAGTCATTAAGGAAGACGGAAAGATTCACACCCGTTTTGCCCAGACGATTGCCCAGACAGGTCGTTTAAGTTCGGTCAATCCGAACCTTCAGAATATCCCGATTCGGATCGAAGAAGGACGGAAGATTCGAAAAGCCTTCGTTCCGAGTGAGGCAGGCTGGTCACTGTATGCTGCCGATTATTCACAAATCGAATTACGTGTCATGGCCGATATGTCGCAGGATCAGACGCTTGTCGATGCATTCTTACATGATGAGGATATCCATACTCAAACGGCAAGTAGTGTCTTTGGTGTCGAACCAGAGGATGTCACAGGAAACATGCGGCGTCAGGCGAAAGCCGTCAACTTCGGCATCATTTATGGCATCAGCGATTATGGACTATCACAAAACTTGAACATCACGCGGAAGGAAGCACAATCGTTCATCGATCGTTATTTCGAGCTGTTCCCGCAAATCAAACAGTTCATGGATACGGCGATTGAGACGGCACGAGCGAATGGATTCGTCGAAACGTTGATGAACCGGCGCCGTAACATCCCGGATATCAATTCGAAAAACTTCAACTTACGTGGTTTTGCGGAACGTACAGCAATCAATACGCCGATTCAAGGTTCGGCTGCGGATATCATTAAAAAAGCGATGCTTGATGTGCATGCTGCCTTACAGGCATCTGATCTGAAAGCACGTTTGTTACTACAAGTACACGATGAATTGATTTTTGAAGCACCAGACGAAGAACTCGATGCGCTACAAGCGCTTGTCAAACAAGCGATGGAGCAGACCGTCGAACTATCCGTACCGCTACGCGTCGATGGGGGCGCAGGACATACGTGGTACGAAACGAAGTAA